The nucleotide window CGCCCGCCGCGCCGACTGCATCGTCTGCATCAGCCGGTTCACCGCCGATGAACTGGTCCGCCACGCCGGCTTCGATCCCGGCCGTCTCCGCGTCGTCCACAACGGCTGCGGCCTCCCCGCCCCCGTCTCCCCGCTGCCTCCCCTGCCCCAGAACCTGCGCCACCCGTTCTTCCTCTTCGTCGGATCGCTCGAACCCGGAAAAAACCTCGCCCTCCTCCGTCAATCCTACGAACTCGCCCGCCAGTCCGGACGCCCCCTCCCCGACCTCGCCATCGTCGGGGCCCGCTTCCCCGGCCTCGCCGCCGAAGGACCGCCCCCCCCCAATTGGCACTACCTCGGCCACCTCCCCGACCCCGATCTCGCCGCCCTCTATTCCCAGGCCGTCGCCCTCCTTTTCCCCAGCCGGTACGAAGGCTTCGGCCTCCCGGTCGCCGAGGCCATGTCCCTCGGCTGCCCCGTGGTCTGTTCCCCCGTGTCCAGCCTGACCGAAGTCGCCGCCGACGCCGCCCTGCTGGTCCCCCAGGAACCCGCCGCCTACCTCGACGCCGCCCTCCAACTCGCCACCCTTCCCTCCCTCCGTCTCGACCTCGTCCACCGCGGCCGCCAACGGGCCCTCCACTTCACCTGGGAACGCTGCGCCCGTCAGACCCTCGACGTCTATCGCGAAGCCCTCGGCGCCTGATCGCCCTCGAGAAACCTCCGGCACGCCGCCACAATCCGTCCCGCCGAACGCCCATCCCCGTACGGGTTCCGCCGCGCCGCCATCTTCCGGTACGCCCCCTCATCCCCCAGCAGCCGTTCCACCTCCCGCACAATCGTCTCCCGCCGCGTCCCCACCAGTCGGACCGTCCCCGCCGCCACCCCCTCCGGTCGCTCGGTCGTCTCCCGCATCACCAGCACCGGCTTCCCCAAACTCGGCGCCTCCTCCTGGATCCCCCCCGAATCCGTCAACACCAGCGTCGCCCGGGCCATCAACCCCACAAAGGGCAGATACGACAACGGCTCGAGCAGATGCACGTTCGCCCGCTGCCGCGCCCGGCTCCCCGCACCCCCGCGCAACCACCGCTCCACCGGCTCCCGCACCCTCGGATTCAAATGCACCGGATACACGAAATGCACCTCCGGATGCCCCCGCGCCAGATCCCCGATCGCCCGGCAGATGTTCTCAAACCCCTCCCCGAAACTCTCCCGCCGATGCCCCGTTATCAGCACAAACCGCGGCACTTCCCCCGCCCGCCACGACTCCGGCAGCCCCGGCACCTCGAACTCCTTACCCTGGACCCGCCGCCGCGCGATCATCAGCG belongs to Verrucomicrobiia bacterium and includes:
- a CDS encoding glycosyltransferase family 4 protein, yielding MRLAVDTNATFTTRAGVARYIRGLLQGLRTLDLPQGWSVEEFAWPVENFAFRQPRRAWRTFYRECLWTRTVAPRHLRSRHIRLLHSTAAPLLIPPRGIHHVVTVHDIAFLTHPDRFRPWHRRMAVRGLARARRADCIVCISRFTADELVRHAGFDPGRLRVVHNGCGLPAPVSPLPPLPQNLRHPFFLFVGSLEPGKNLALLRQSYELARQSGRPLPDLAIVGARFPGLAAEGPPPPNWHYLGHLPDPDLAALYSQAVALLFPSRYEGFGLPVAEAMSLGCPVVCSPVSSLTEVAADAALLVPQEPAAYLDAALQLATLPSLRLDLVHRGRQRALHFTWERCARQTLDVYREALGA
- the wecB gene encoding UDP-N-acetylglucosamine 2-epimerase (non-hydrolyzing) is translated as MKRRVSVIFGTRPEAIKLAPVILALRGEQGIECRVCVTAQHRQMLDQVLETFEIRPDADLDLMRPDQSLAEFAARAVSGVDGYLAEDRPDLVLVQGDTTTVFGATLAAFYRRIPVGHVEAGLRTGDMMAPWPEEANRVLTSRLAALHFAPTRWSRENLRREGVPAGRIRVTGNPVIDALMIARRRVQGKEFEVPGLPESWRAGEVPRFVLITGHRRESFGEGFENICRAIGDLARGHPEVHFVYPVHLNPRVREPVERWLRGGAGSRARQRANVHLLEPLSYLPFVGLMARATLVLTDSGGIQEEAPSLGKPVLVMRETTERPEGVAAGTVRLVGTRRETIVREVERLLGDEGAYRKMAARRNPYGDGRSAGRIVAACRRFLEGDQAPRASR